From one Agathobaculum sp. NTUH-O15-33 genomic stretch:
- the mutS gene encoding DNA mismatch repair protein MutS gives MAELTPMMKQYFEIKDKHRDYILFYRLGDFYEMFFDDAKLASRELELTLTGRDCGQEERAPMCGVPYHSAESYIAKLVRKGYKVAICEQVEDPKLAKGLVRREIVRMVTPGTVIESSMLDENRNNFLGCVFSAGGRIGVCFADITTGEAYATGSDSWGEILSELGRFGPREVLVGGEAAGEAQLTAFLHERLEALIEPMPEESFDADAASKRIIDRFRVTDFDAAGLTELPQAAQSIGGMLCYLEQTQKSSLANLNSLQVYQQGKYMEVDLIARRNLELCETMRTQEKRGTLLWVLDRTKTAMGARLIRQWIEKPLRNPLHIERRQHAVSALFEDVIARGALADELNRVFDMERLIGRVVYGTAGARDLRALCAAIEHLPAIREEASRFGTGLLRELTGRIDLLEDVRVLIASAIVDEPPISLRDGGLIRTGHHEEIDHLRDLASGGKGEIAAIEQVEREKTGIKGLKIGYNRVFGYYIEVTKSNVSMVPDHYIRKQTLANCERYITEELKTLESTVLGAQERLTALEYEVFVQVREAVGAEVHRVQATAQALATLDVLCALAEAAAENNYVCPTVDFSGRIDIRDGRHPVVEKMLADSLFIPNDTVLDNKENRTAIITGPNMAGKSTYMRQVALITIMAQIGSFVPAAAAHIGVADRVFTRVGASDDLASGQSTFMVEMTEVAEILKNATKASLIVLDEIGRGTSTYDGMSIARAVVEYVTDTKKIGARTLFATHYHELTALEDLVPGVKNYNIAVKKRGDDITFLRKIVRGGADDSYGIEVAGLAGVPNAVIRRAKHVLADLEATAPKPEVRAVESKEEAPQLTMNELSGGAVADRLRAMQVDTMTPIEALNALYELKKLL, from the coding sequence ATGGCAGAACTTACGCCCATGATGAAGCAGTATTTTGAGATCAAGGACAAGCACCGGGATTATATTCTGTTTTACCGCTTGGGCGATTTCTACGAAATGTTTTTTGACGACGCCAAGCTCGCTTCACGCGAGCTTGAACTGACCCTGACCGGCCGCGACTGCGGGCAGGAGGAGCGCGCGCCTATGTGCGGCGTTCCTTACCACAGCGCGGAAAGTTATATCGCCAAGCTGGTGCGGAAGGGCTATAAGGTCGCGATCTGCGAGCAGGTGGAGGATCCCAAGCTGGCCAAGGGCCTTGTCCGCCGTGAGATTGTTCGCATGGTAACGCCCGGCACGGTGATCGAATCCTCCATGCTGGATGAAAACCGCAACAATTTTCTCGGCTGCGTTTTTTCCGCGGGCGGCCGGATCGGCGTTTGCTTTGCCGATATCACGACAGGCGAAGCTTACGCGACCGGCTCGGATTCTTGGGGCGAGATCCTCAGCGAGCTGGGCCGGTTTGGCCCGCGTGAGGTGCTGGTCGGCGGGGAAGCGGCGGGAGAAGCGCAGCTTACGGCCTTTCTGCATGAACGGCTGGAAGCCTTGATCGAGCCCATGCCCGAGGAAAGCTTTGACGCGGACGCTGCGTCAAAGCGCATCATCGATCGTTTTCGCGTGACCGACTTTGACGCGGCCGGATTGACCGAGCTGCCGCAGGCCGCGCAAAGCATCGGCGGCATGCTCTGCTATCTGGAACAAACGCAAAAGTCGAGCCTTGCGAACCTCAACTCCTTGCAGGTATACCAGCAGGGCAAATACATGGAGGTAGACCTGATCGCCCGCCGCAATTTAGAGTTGTGCGAGACCATGCGCACGCAGGAAAAGCGCGGCACGCTGCTGTGGGTGCTGGACCGCACCAAAACCGCCATGGGCGCGCGCCTGATCCGGCAGTGGATTGAAAAACCGCTGCGCAACCCGCTCCATATCGAACGGAGGCAGCACGCGGTGAGCGCGCTGTTTGAAGATGTGATCGCGCGGGGCGCGCTCGCCGACGAGCTCAACCGGGTGTTCGACATGGAACGGCTGATCGGCCGCGTGGTATACGGCACGGCCGGCGCGCGCGATCTGCGGGCGCTCTGCGCCGCGATCGAGCATCTGCCCGCCATTCGCGAGGAGGCTTCGCGCTTCGGCACGGGTTTGCTGCGCGAACTGACCGGCAGGATCGATCTTTTGGAGGATGTGCGCGTGCTGATCGCCTCCGCGATTGTGGACGAACCGCCGATCAGCCTACGCGACGGCGGACTGATCCGTACCGGACACCATGAAGAGATCGACCACCTGCGCGATCTGGCCAGCGGCGGCAAGGGGGAAATCGCGGCGATCGAGCAGGTCGAGCGCGAAAAAACGGGGATCAAGGGCCTGAAGATCGGCTACAACCGCGTGTTCGGCTATTATATCGAGGTAACGAAGTCCAATGTGAGCATGGTGCCGGATCATTATATCCGCAAGCAGACGCTCGCGAACTGCGAGCGCTATATCACAGAGGAGCTTAAAACGCTCGAAAGCACGGTGCTCGGCGCGCAGGAACGCCTGACGGCGCTCGAATACGAGGTGTTTGTTCAGGTACGCGAAGCGGTCGGCGCCGAGGTGCACCGCGTACAGGCCACCGCGCAGGCGCTCGCCACGCTGGATGTGCTGTGCGCGCTCGCGGAAGCGGCGGCGGAAAACAACTATGTTTGCCCCACGGTCGACTTTTCCGGCCGTATCGATATCCGGGACGGCCGCCATCCGGTGGTGGAAAAAATGCTGGCGGACAGCCTGTTTATCCCGAACGACACGGTGCTCGACAACAAGGAAAACCGCACCGCCATCATCACCGGCCCCAACATGGCCGGCAAATCTACTTATATGCGCCAAGTGGCGCTGATCACCATCATGGCGCAGATCGGCTCGTTCGTACCGGCGGCCGCGGCGCACATCGGCGTGGCCGACCGCGTGTTTACCCGCGTCGGTGCGTCGGACGATCTGGCGAGCGGCCAGTCCACCTTCATGGTAGAGATGACCGAGGTTGCCGAAATCTTAAAAAACGCGACCAAGGCCAGCCTGATCGTGCTGGATGAGATCGGACGCGGCACATCGACATACGACGGCATGTCGATCGCGCGCGCGGTCGTCGAATACGTCACGGATACGAAAAAAATCGGCGCGCGCACGCTGTTTGCCACCCATTATCACGAATTGACCGCGCTGGAAGACCTTGTGCCGGGCGTAAAGAACTACAACATCGCGGTGAAGAAGCGCGGAGACGATATCACCTTTTTGCGCAAGATCGTCCGCGGCGGAGCGGACGACAGCTACGGCATTGAAGTGGCCGGACTTGCCGGCGTGCCAAACGCGGTAATCCGCCGCGCCAAGCACGTGCTTGCCGATCTGGAAGCCACCGCGCCCAAGCCCGAGGTGCGCGCCGTAGAGAGCAAGGAAGAAGCGCCGCAGCTTACCATGAACGAGCTTTCCGGCGGCGCTGTGGCCGACCGCCTGCGCGCCATGCAGGTGGATACCATGACGCCGATCGAGGCGCTCAACGCACTGTACGAGCTGAAAAAGCTGCTTTGA
- the mutL gene encoding DNA mismatch repair endonuclease MutL, translating to MAIIHELSPHLADLIAAGEVVERPASVAKELVENAIDAGATRITVEIENGGISYLRIADNGCGIAAEDAPIAFRRHATSKLRTEEDLNKIGTLGFRGEALAAISSVTRIDLFTRQADAIAGLHLHLEAGQIQTCEEAGCPVGTTMVVRDLFYNTPARMKFLKKDFTEAGYILGVVQHAALSHPEIGFTMIRDGKQVFTTDGRGKLIAPVFAVFGKEMTDSMLPVPKTEHQNMTVTGYIVKPHLGRPNRGMQHFFVNGRYVKSKLMQAAMEEAYRNAMITGKYPSGAVFLELPLSSVDVNVHPAKTEVKFSQEKPVFEAVYIACKNALAAGDNIPLLTHQEKPSPTPAPREDNLSAAQQQITVPVSPPATAHEALPREEKNAPPPIEDFFVAVPPRAVRPQRPIESDTAAAPMQPYQSTPGFAPRRVDPALLQPLREEAEPVQVPPEQTPAAMPAVPAEKQEPAVQTITGGARVIGECFHTYLIAEDADGLILIDKHAAHERMLFNKLRRESVIPSQELLTPAVVELTAEQAAVLREQLNELRQAGFDVDPFGENSFAVRSAPAYLDFGDIPAVISELAEKTLTSRAPVPDRLDDLIHMVACKAAIKAGKATSLTELQDLCDRVLSDEDVRSCPHGRPTTVRLTKYELDKLFKRVNQ from the coding sequence ATGGCAATCATCCATGAACTATCCCCGCATTTGGCCGACCTGATCGCGGCGGGCGAGGTCGTAGAACGGCCTGCGTCCGTTGCGAAAGAGCTGGTGGAAAACGCGATCGACGCGGGTGCGACGCGTATCACGGTGGAAATCGAAAACGGCGGCATATCCTATCTGCGCATCGCGGATAACGGCTGCGGTATCGCGGCGGAGGACGCGCCCATCGCGTTTCGCCGCCACGCGACCAGTAAGCTGCGCACCGAGGAAGATCTGAACAAGATCGGCACGCTCGGTTTCCGTGGCGAAGCGCTGGCCGCTATTTCCTCCGTCACCCGCATCGATTTGTTTACCCGTCAGGCCGACGCGATCGCGGGCCTGCACCTGCATCTGGAAGCGGGCCAGATACAGACGTGCGAAGAAGCGGGCTGCCCGGTGGGCACGACCATGGTTGTGCGCGATCTGTTTTATAATACGCCCGCGCGCATGAAATTTCTAAAAAAGGACTTTACCGAAGCGGGCTATATTCTCGGCGTTGTGCAGCACGCGGCGCTGTCGCATCCCGAGATCGGTTTCACCATGATCCGGGACGGCAAGCAGGTCTTTACGACCGATGGGCGCGGCAAGCTGATCGCGCCCGTGTTTGCTGTTTTCGGCAAGGAAATGACCGATAGCATGCTGCCCGTCCCCAAAACCGAGCACCAAAATATGACGGTGACCGGCTATATCGTCAAGCCTCATCTGGGGCGTCCCAACCGGGGCATGCAGCATTTTTTCGTCAACGGCCGCTATGTCAAAAGCAAGCTGATGCAGGCCGCGATGGAAGAAGCGTACCGCAATGCCATGATCACGGGCAAGTACCCCTCCGGCGCGGTCTTTCTGGAATTGCCGCTGAGTTCGGTCGACGTTAACGTGCATCCGGCTAAAACAGAGGTGAAATTTTCGCAGGAAAAGCCGGTGTTCGAGGCCGTCTATATCGCCTGCAAAAATGCGCTCGCGGCGGGCGATAATATCCCGCTCTTGACGCATCAGGAAAAACCGTCTCCCACGCCCGCGCCCCGGGAGGATAATCTTTCGGCCGCGCAGCAGCAGATCACGGTTCCGGTTTCGCCACCCGCGACAGCGCATGAGGCGCTTCCGCGTGAGGAAAAAAACGCGCCGCCGCCCATAGAAGACTTTTTTGTCGCCGTGCCGCCGCGCGCTGTGCGTCCTCAGCGGCCCATAGAAAGCGACACGGCCGCCGCGCCTATGCAGCCCTATCAATCCACGCCCGGCTTTGCGCCGCGGCGCGTCGACCCGGCGCTGCTTCAGCCGCTGCGAGAAGAGGCGGAACCGGTACAGGTGCCGCCGGAGCAAACGCCCGCCGCCATGCCGGCGGTACCCGCCGAAAAGCAGGAGCCGGCGGTTCAGACGATTACCGGCGGCGCGCGCGTGATCGGCGAGTGCTTCCACACCTACTTGATCGCGGAGGACGCGGACGGACTGATTTTAATCGATAAACACGCCGCGCATGAGCGCATGCTGTTCAATAAGCTGCGCCGGGAGAGCGTTATCCCCTCACAAGAGCTATTGACGCCCGCCGTTGTCGAATTGACGGCCGAGCAGGCCGCCGTGCTGCGCGAGCAGCTCAACGAACTGCGGCAGGCCGGGTTTGACGTGGATCCTTTTGGGGAAAATAGCTTTGCCGTTCGTTCTGCGCCCGCTTATCTGGATTTCGGCGATATCCCCGCGGTGATCAGCGAGCTGGCGGAAAAGACGCTGACCAGCCGCGCGCCCGTGCCCGACCGGCTAGACGATCTGATCCATATGGTCGCCTGCAAGGCCGCCATCAAAGCGGGCAAGGCGACTTCGCTGACGGAATTGCAGGATCTGTGCGACCGGGTGCTGAGCGACGAGGACGTGCGTTCGTGCCCCCATGGCAGACCCACCACCGTACGACTGACCAAATACGAGCTGGACAAGCTGTTTAAGCGTGTCAACCAATAG
- the miaA gene encoding tRNA (adenosine(37)-N6)-dimethylallyltransferase MiaA, with amino-acid sequence MDNRLICLCGPTASGKTALAVTLAKMLDTEIISADSMQVYRYLDIGTAKPTLAEREGVPHHLIDVCEPDESFSVARYVELADGAAADILRRGMVPIVAGGTGLYMNALIECAAFSGNETDEAVREKYRLMAREQGNDAVHACLARVDPESAGNLHPNNLKRVIRALEVYEQTGITIGELNRKNKRPAPKYDALMIGVCPADRQVLYERIDRRVDQMLEQGLLEETRRLLEAGRLTGTAAQAIGYKELTAYLHGEATLAACTELLKRRSRNYAKRQLTWLKKDDRIHWIYYNKGEELRFLLQETTKYLQKHGVQ; translated from the coding sequence ATGGATAACCGCCTGATCTGCCTGTGCGGTCCAACGGCGAGCGGCAAAACTGCGCTTGCCGTTACGCTTGCCAAAATGCTGGATACGGAAATTATATCGGCTGATTCGATGCAGGTATACCGCTATCTCGATATCGGCACGGCCAAGCCCACGCTGGCCGAGCGCGAGGGCGTACCGCATCATCTGATCGACGTGTGCGAGCCGGATGAGAGCTTTTCCGTTGCACGCTATGTTGAGCTTGCGGACGGCGCCGCCGCCGATATCCTGCGCCGTGGCATGGTGCCGATCGTCGCGGGCGGAACCGGGCTTTATATGAACGCGCTGATCGAATGCGCCGCCTTTTCCGGCAACGAGACCGACGAGGCCGTGCGCGAAAAATATCGCCTCATGGCGCGGGAGCAGGGGAACGACGCGGTGCATGCCTGTCTTGCGCGGGTCGACCCCGAAAGCGCGGGCAACCTGCACCCCAATAATCTCAAACGCGTGATCCGCGCGCTCGAGGTGTACGAGCAGACCGGCATAACGATTGGCGAATTGAATAGGAAAAATAAGCGGCCCGCGCCCAAATACGACGCGCTGATGATCGGCGTATGCCCGGCCGACCGGCAGGTGCTTTATGAACGCATCGACCGCCGCGTCGATCAGATGCTGGAACAGGGCCTGCTGGAAGAGACCCGCCGCCTTTTGGAGGCCGGCCGCCTGACCGGGACCGCCGCGCAGGCGATCGGCTACAAGGAATTAACGGCCTATTTGCACGGCGAAGCGACGCTCGCCGCATGCACCGAGCTACTCAAGCGCCGCAGCCGCAACTACGCGAAAAGACAGCTGACATGGCTGAAAAAGGATGACAGGATCCACTGGATCTATTATAATAAAGGGGAAGAACTTCGCTTCCTCCTCCAAGAAACGACAAAATATCTGCAAAAACACGGTGTACAATGA